The following coding sequences lie in one Salvelinus fontinalis isolate EN_2023a chromosome 21, ASM2944872v1, whole genome shotgun sequence genomic window:
- the surf6 gene encoding surfeit locus protein 6 has product MASLASKDSYLQKLASKVCAQQQEPRNRPFVPFQGGRVAGPPKKRNKTNHKQISVNSNVAKHQKLPLKPNKKLVITPAQRAPGVAELKVSKATVPNGVVVETKQKPKGEKPGTKFSTVDILRQRLHEKIEESRGQGTPKDPSSEEVQKKREKRKQERERKKRKRKEFLIKKLAEKAGLEYEPEIKREEAPPPPTAPAAGKRDETAIVFNKVELGDGGFLDKEQKKKEKKNRIKGGLTPLVGKNYKQLLGRVEARKAKLEELREKDEGKAKVQEEKMKWTNVLYKAEGLKIKDDEDLLRASLKRKEKMRSQRKKKWTDRSETVVEKMQRRQDKRRRNIQKNNKGKVEKKKDRARKRGRVLPEDLKKV; this is encoded by the exons GAAATTGGCGAGTAAAGTATGTGCTCAACAGCAAGAACCAAGGAATAGGCCATTTG TCCCTTTTCAAGGTGGACGTGTGGCTGGCCCTCCAAAGAAGAGGAACAAAACCAATCACAAGCAGATAAGTGTAAACAGCAACGTAGCGAAACACCAGAAGTTACCTTTGAAGCCTAACAAGAAGCTTGTCATCACCCCAGCACAGAGAGCACCTGGTGTAGCAGAATTGAAGGTCTCAAAAGCTACAGTTCCAAATGGGGTGGTGGTTGAGACTAAACAGAAGCCCAAAG GTGAAAAGCCGGGTACTAAATTCTCCACAGTAGATATTCTACGGCAGAGACTTCATGAGAAGATTGAGGAGTCTCGTGGGCAG GGAACCCCTAAGGACCCATCCTCTGAGGAGGTGCAGAAGAAGCGAGAGAAGAGAAAGCAGGAGAGGGAGCGCAAGAAGAGGAAGCGTAAAGAGTTCCTCATTAAGAAGCTCGCTGAGAAAGCTGGCTTAGAGTATGAGCCTGAGATCAAAAGGGAAGaggcccctcctcctcccaccgcACCAGCTGCGGGCAAGCGGGACGAGACGGCCATCGTCTTCAACAAGGTGGAGCTGGGCGATGGTGGGTTCTTGGACAAAGagcagaagaagaaggagaagaagaaccgGATAAAAGGCGGCCTGACACCGCTGGTGGGCAAGAACTACAAGCAGTTGCTGGGGCGTGTGGAGGCTCGCAAGGCTAAGCTGGAGGAGCTGCGGGAGAAGGATGAGGGCAAGGCCAAGGTGCAGGAGGAGAAGATGAAGTGGACCAATGTGCTGTACAAGGCAGAGGGTCTGAAGATCAAGGATGATGAGGACCTGCTGAGGGCCTCGCTCAAGAGGAAAGAGAAGATGCGCTCGCAGCGGAAGAAGAAGTGGACGGACCGCAGCGAGACGGTGGTGGAGAAGATGCAAAGGCGACAGGACAAGAGACGCAGGAACATCCAGAAGAACAACAAGGGCAAAGTGGAGAAGAAAAAGGACCGGGCCAGGAAGAGGGGCCGCGTGCTGCCGGAAGACCTGAAGAAGGTGTAG